The sequence GGTGACCAGCAACGGCAGCAGGGCGATCAGGTGTTGAGTCGTGAATTCCATAACCTACTTACCGGGCGACGAGTTGATTGACGGCGGAGTCCAGCCACTGGTGCACGCCATGCATGCTCGCAGCGGAGGTATCCAGCACCGGTTGCGGGTAGACGCCGAGCAGGATCAGGAGGCCGGCAAGGCCCAGGACCATGGTCAGCTCGCGGTAGCGCAGGCCTTCGTAGTCTTTCTCGTGCTTGGCCGGGCCGAAGTAGGCACGGTGGATCATGATCAGCGAGTAGACCGAGCCGAACACCAGGCCGGTGGAGGCCAGGACGGCGATCCAGGGCACGTGCTGGAAGGCACCCACCAGGATCAGGAATTCGCCGACGAAGTTGCCGGTACCCGGCAGGCCCAGGGCGGCGGCGGCGAAGAACAGGCTGACGGCCGGCAGGTAGGGCATGCGGCCCCAGATGCCGCCCATTTCGCGCATGTCACGGGTGTGCAGGCGCTCGTACAGCTGGCCGCACAGGATGAAGAGCGCAGCGGCGGAGAGGCCGTGGGCGATCATCTGTACCACCGCGCCCTGCAGGGCGATCTGGCTGCCGGAGTAGATGGCGATCAGCACGAAGCCCATGTGCGACACGCTGGAGTAGGCCACCAGGCGCTTGATGTCGGTCTGGGCGAAGGACAGCAGGGCACCGTAGATGATGGCGAACACGCCGAGCCACTGTGCGATCGGCGCGAACTCGGCCGAGGCGTTGGGGAACAGCGGTAGGGCGAAGCGGATCATGCCGTAGGCGGCGGTCTTCAGCAGGATGCCGGCCAGGTCCACGGAGCCCGCGGTCGGCGCCTGGGCGTGGGCGTCGGGCAGCCAGGAGTGGAAGGGCACCACCGGGAACTTCACCGCGAAGGCGATGAAGAAGCCGAGCATCAGCAGGTACTCGGTGCCGGGGGCCATCTGGGTCTTGAGCAGGTCGGCGTAGTTGAAGGTCAGCACGCCGGTGTTGCTGTAGTTCACCAGGACCAGGCCGAGGATGGCCACCAG is a genomic window of Pseudomonas resinovorans NBRC 106553 containing:
- the nuoM gene encoding NADH-quinone oxidoreductase subunit M, which codes for MILPWLILIPFIGGLLCWQGERFGSTLPRWIALLTMSLLFVLGLWLWATGDFTLAPAPGTEPVWAEEFKVQWIERFGVTIHLALDGISILMIVLTGLLGVLSVLCSWREIQNRVGFFHLNLMWILGGVVGVFLAIDLFLFFFFWEMMLVPMYFLIALWGHSGSKGKTRITAATKFFIYTQASGLIMLVAILGLVLVNYSNTGVLTFNYADLLKTQMAPGTEYLLMLGFFIAFAVKFPVVPFHSWLPDAHAQAPTAGSVDLAGILLKTAAYGMIRFALPLFPNASAEFAPIAQWLGVFAIIYGALLSFAQTDIKRLVAYSSVSHMGFVLIAIYSGSQIALQGAVVQMIAHGLSAAALFILCGQLYERLHTRDMREMGGIWGRMPYLPAVSLFFAAAALGLPGTGNFVGEFLILVGAFQHVPWIAVLASTGLVFGSVYSLIMIHRAYFGPAKHEKDYEGLRYRELTMVLGLAGLLILLGVYPQPVLDTSAASMHGVHQWLDSAVNQLVAR